In the genome of Pseudomonadota bacterium, one region contains:
- a CDS encoding alpha/beta hydrolase, with product MKNVHFKNANGQNITMAAVIYFPEAFDESRRYPAVIVSHPGGGVKEQAAGLYAQRLAQQGPVTIAFDRSYQGESTGEPRQLENPYISTEDVSAVVDYLTTLPYIDPARIGAMGVCAGGGYTANAAINDRRIKAVATVSAVNIGAMFRNGWDNDVASADAIPYLENGSMARTAEAAGADTVTMPLAPLRQEDAPNKELEEAWEYYHTPRCMYSTAPGFATARSLNQIITYDAFNMAEVFLTQPLQVVAGSKAGSKWMSDDLYARAASKDKHFHVVEGANHMQLYDDPHFVDEAVSVLGSFFSARL from the coding sequence ATGAAGAATGTCCATTTCAAGAACGCCAATGGCCAGAACATCACAATGGCGGCGGTGATCTACTTCCCGGAAGCATTCGATGAAAGCAGGAGATATCCAGCCGTCATCGTGTCGCACCCGGGTGGCGGCGTCAAGGAGCAGGCGGCGGGTCTGTATGCGCAGAGGCTTGCGCAGCAGGGGCCGGTCACTATCGCCTTCGACAGATCGTACCAGGGTGAAAGCACCGGCGAGCCGCGCCAGCTCGAGAACCCCTATATCAGCACGGAAGACGTGAGCGCTGTCGTCGATTACCTGACGACATTGCCCTACATCGACCCGGCGAGGATCGGCGCCATGGGTGTTTGCGCAGGTGGCGGCTATACCGCGAACGCCGCGATCAACGACCGTCGCATAAAAGCGGTGGCAACGGTCAGCGCTGTGAATATCGGAGCGATGTTCCGCAACGGCTGGGACAACGACGTTGCGTCAGCCGACGCCATCCCGTACCTGGAGAACGGTTCGATGGCACGCACCGCCGAAGCCGCCGGGGCCGACACCGTGACCATGCCGCTGGCACCGCTCCGGCAGGAGGATGCCCCAAACAAGGAACTGGAAGAAGCATGGGAGTACTACCACACGCCGCGCTGCATGTACTCGACGGCGCCGGGTTTCGCGACTGCCAGGAGTCTCAACCAGATCATTACCTACGACGCGTTCAACATGGCGGAAGTCTTCCTGACACAACCGCTCCAGGTCGTTGCCGGCAGCAAGGCCGGCAGCAAATGGATGAGTGACGACCTCTACGCGCGTGCCGCCAGCAAGGACAAGCATTTTCATGTCGTGGAAGGAGCCAACCATATGCAACTGTACGACGATCCGCACTTTGTCGACGAGGCCGTGTCGGTGCTGGGATCATTCTTCAGTGCCAGGCTGTAG
- a CDS encoding potassium channel family protein yields MDADTAKPADTETLLNALCDTLEKLDEQGAGATQEIISDIHTRAKSIRTSVQADRKELSKITEANNSKSVTLNSLKSAFQESSERGNQLFKDIARCLVPLIPALFTLVSIVFYSETASTWSGALTVSLTLTYMLLLLLAAAHRSDVKMGSRKGSQNFLDSIFPTRVAGIFLVLCFLASLVVGFAALYMKTGIVFGCCNKADTAWEAIYFSFVTLTTLGYGDFFILSYWSELLIALELLSGIVLLICIFALLIARLSVF; encoded by the coding sequence ATGGACGCTGACACAGCGAAACCGGCCGACACTGAAACATTGCTCAACGCGCTCTGCGATACGCTTGAAAAACTGGATGAACAAGGTGCTGGCGCGACGCAGGAAATAATCTCCGACATTCACACCCGCGCCAAAAGCATACGAACGTCTGTGCAAGCAGACCGCAAAGAACTCAGCAAGATAACCGAAGCAAACAATAGCAAATCGGTTACGCTTAACTCGCTGAAATCGGCGTTCCAGGAATCTTCCGAGCGCGGCAATCAACTTTTCAAGGACATCGCGCGCTGCCTTGTACCGCTGATACCGGCACTATTCACTCTTGTGTCAATCGTATTTTACAGCGAGACGGCTTCTACCTGGTCAGGAGCACTGACCGTCTCCCTGACTTTGACCTACATGCTGCTGTTATTGTTAGCGGCTGCTCACCGCAGCGATGTCAAGATGGGCAGCCGCAAAGGATCCCAGAATTTCCTCGACAGTATATTTCCGACTCGCGTAGCCGGCATTTTTCTTGTGCTGTGCTTCCTCGCCTCACTCGTGGTCGGATTTGCCGCGCTCTATATGAAAACGGGCATCGTCTTTGGCTGTTGCAACAAGGCAGACACCGCATGGGAGGCAATCTATTTCAGTTTTGTCACCCTGACCACGCTCGGATACGGCGACTTTTTCATCTTGAGTTACTGGTCCGAGCTGTTGATCGCCTTGGAATTGCTTAGCGGGATTGTCCTGCTGATATGCATTTTCGCATTATTGATAGCACGGCTATCCGTATTTTAA
- a CDS encoding GFA family protein, whose translation MKYKGSCHCGQVAFEVDGDLTQVADCNCSICSRMGSLHWFVPRDHLQLLTPEENLATYTFGAGTIKHHFCPQCGIHPFGEGVDPSGNRMAAVNARCLEGVELSSLPVKHLDGRSL comes from the coding sequence ATGAAGTACAAAGGTAGTTGTCATTGCGGACAGGTCGCCTTTGAAGTCGATGGCGACCTTACACAGGTCGCTGACTGTAACTGCTCCATTTGCTCCCGGATGGGGTCGCTCCACTGGTTTGTCCCGCGGGATCATCTACAGCTGTTAACGCCGGAAGAGAACCTCGCCACGTACACCTTCGGAGCGGGCACGATCAAGCACCATTTCTGCCCCCAATGCGGCATTCATCCATTCGGGGAAGGCGTGGATCCCTCGGGAAATCGCATGGCTGCTGTCAATGCGCGCTGCCTGGAGGGTGTGGAACTCTCGTCCCTCCCAGTCAAACACCTCGATGGACGATCCTTGTAG
- a CDS encoding CBS domain-containing protein codes for MLVSDIMTRNPRTVSPDTRLQEVASIMCLYRIPALPVVDADGKLVGNISEMDLLRNLFPTVEDIMSGDAALEIERMTSNYSDSMERRVGDMMVKNPVSVSPDQHVLKAAAKMTSHRFRRIPVTDGEGRLVGVMSLGDVHKAIFHAHVSRD; via the coding sequence ATGTTAGTCAGCGATATCATGACCCGCAATCCGAGAACGGTATCCCCGGATACCAGGCTGCAGGAGGTGGCATCGATCATGTGCCTATACCGTATCCCCGCGCTTCCGGTGGTCGACGCAGACGGCAAGCTGGTGGGCAACATCTCCGAGATGGACCTGCTGAGGAACCTGTTTCCGACCGTGGAAGACATCATGTCCGGTGACGCGGCCCTGGAAATCGAGCGCATGACCTCGAATTACTCCGATTCCATGGAGCGTCGTGTCGGCGACATGATGGTGAAGAATCCCGTTTCCGTTTCACCGGATCAGCACGTGCTGAAGGCCGCGGCCAAGATGACCAGTCACCGCTTCCGCCGCATTCCGGTCACAGACGGCGAAGGCCGGCTGGTCGGCGTAATGAGTCTGGGCGATGTGCACAAGGCCATCTTTCATGCCCACGTGTCCAGGGACTAG
- a CDS encoding aldo/keto reductase produces MQKRRLGKTGRKLPVLGLGCMGLSEFYGPPVQQGAAIKLLHEAMELGIEHFDTAEMYGIGSANETLLGAAFADRRDRVFIATKFGPIRDFKTGEFIGLDGSAENCRRAVEGSLQRLRTDVIDLYYLHRVDSARPIEETVTAMAELVAEGKVRAIGLSEASGDTIRRAAKIHPISAVQSEYSIFSRDIETDVIPACLEVGASLVAYSPLGRGMLTGRFKTETLGAGDWRLTTPRFQGAAYSANVALVDEIEAVASARSCTPAQVALAWVIGRGEFILALTGTTKLENLKSNLGAYDVELSSTELKTLDALADRVMGDRYDEWGMASING; encoded by the coding sequence ATGCAGAAAAGACGACTAGGCAAAACCGGGCGGAAATTACCAGTGCTTGGCCTCGGCTGCATGGGCCTCTCGGAGTTTTACGGCCCACCCGTGCAGCAGGGCGCTGCGATCAAGCTGCTGCACGAAGCGATGGAACTGGGCATCGAGCACTTCGACACGGCAGAAATGTACGGGATAGGCAGCGCGAACGAGACACTGCTTGGAGCTGCGTTCGCCGACCGCCGCGACCGCGTATTCATAGCCACCAAGTTCGGGCCGATTCGAGATTTTAAGACTGGCGAGTTCATTGGCCTCGACGGGTCGGCAGAAAACTGCCGGCGTGCCGTAGAAGGTTCACTGCAACGCCTGCGCACCGATGTTATCGATTTGTATTACTTGCATCGTGTCGATTCAGCCAGACCGATCGAGGAAACGGTGACCGCGATGGCCGAGCTGGTGGCAGAAGGCAAGGTGCGCGCCATCGGTTTGTCCGAGGCATCCGGCGATACCATCCGCCGCGCAGCCAAGATTCACCCGATTTCGGCTGTGCAATCGGAGTATTCGATCTTCAGTCGGGATATCGAGACTGATGTCATCCCCGCCTGTCTTGAGGTCGGCGCATCGCTGGTGGCTTACTCGCCGCTCGGCAGAGGCATGCTGACGGGACGTTTCAAGACCGAGACGCTGGGTGCAGGCGACTGGCGGCTGACGACACCGCGTTTCCAAGGTGCGGCCTATTCCGCCAACGTGGCACTCGTTGACGAGATCGAGGCGGTAGCCTCGGCCAGGTCATGCACTCCGGCCCAGGTCGCGCTCGCCTGGGTCATCGGCCGCGGCGAATTCATATTGGCACTTACGGGAACGACGAAACTGGAAAATCTCAAATCGAATCTCGGCGCCTACGATGTGGAGCTGTCCAGTACAGAGCTGAAGACCCTGGATGCGCTGGCGGACCGTGTCATGGGCGACCGCTACGACGAGTGGGGTATGGCAAGCATAAACGGCTGA
- the msrA gene encoding peptide-methionine (S)-S-oxide reductase MsrA, protein MPDQDGQSASLHVQTLVLGSGCFWGAEKGYEALPGVIDAVSGYADGRNVEPVYREITRSEHKFDPDNYAEVVEVRYNTGMLSTQALLRHFFEHHDPTQKDRQGNDVGTQYRSIILYTDEQQHEEALRTRDQYQALLTAAGYGPIVTEIKPLQAFHPAEDYHQDYLKKHPNGYCPNHATGVTFEKSAARPTDNSALLSSRQIVVLEAEHCPFCERFKQDVSSKYRGSIPLTFRLATQLDGLTLKTPTWATPTIYFLEDGKEVFGHQGYMTAAEFYQALGYFKLGDSEAYKVAFAQGTDSRFCRQYDEFKNTPDGVFIDKLSGAPLFDTRDRFNSGSGWLSFTRPVEGATVERPDDSFGMQRTEVLSQSSGIHLGHVFDDGPDGKPRYCINATVLEFRPRQD, encoded by the coding sequence ATGCCGGACCAGGACGGCCAGTCGGCCAGCCTCCACGTGCAGACGCTGGTGCTGGGTTCCGGGTGTTTCTGGGGCGCGGAAAAGGGCTATGAGGCCTTACCGGGTGTGATCGACGCGGTGTCCGGTTATGCCGACGGCCGCAATGTCGAGCCGGTCTACCGGGAAATCACCCGGAGCGAGCACAAGTTCGATCCTGACAACTACGCCGAGGTGGTCGAAGTGCGTTACAACACCGGGATGCTCAGCACGCAGGCCCTGCTGCGGCACTTCTTCGAGCATCACGACCCGACACAGAAGGATCGCCAGGGCAACGATGTCGGCACCCAGTACCGTTCCATCATCCTCTACACGGATGAGCAGCAGCACGAGGAGGCGCTGCGTACCCGCGACCAGTACCAGGCCCTGTTGACGGCCGCGGGGTACGGTCCGATCGTGACCGAGATCAAGCCGCTGCAGGCGTTTCATCCGGCCGAGGATTATCACCAGGACTACCTGAAGAAACACCCCAACGGCTATTGCCCGAATCACGCGACCGGCGTGACCTTCGAAAAGTCAGCCGCGCGCCCGACCGACAACAGCGCGCTGCTCTCCAGCCGTCAGATCGTGGTGCTGGAAGCCGAGCACTGCCCCTTCTGCGAGCGGTTCAAGCAGGACGTCAGCAGCAAGTACCGGGGCAGCATCCCCCTGACGTTCCGCCTGGCCACGCAGCTGGACGGACTGACCCTGAAGACACCGACCTGGGCCACACCCACCATCTATTTCCTGGAAGACGGCAAGGAGGTCTTCGGCCACCAGGGTTACATGACCGCCGCGGAGTTCTACCAGGCACTCGGCTATTTCAAGTTGGGCGACAGCGAAGCCTACAAGGTGGCATTCGCCCAGGGCACGGACAGCCGCTTCTGTCGCCAGTACGACGAGTTCAAGAATACGCCGGACGGGGTCTTCATCGACAAGCTCAGTGGTGCGCCGCTGTTCGACACGCGCGACCGCTTCAACTCCGGCAGCGGCTGGCTTTCCTTCACCCGGCCGGTCGAGGGCGCCACCGTCGAGCGGCCGGACGACAGCTTCGGCATGCAGCGCACCGAGGTGCTGTCGCAGAGCAGCGGTATCCACCTGGGACACGTGTTCGACGACGGGCCTGACGGCAAGCCGCGCTATTGCATCAATGCCACGGTGCTGGAATTCAGGCCGCGCCAGGACTGA